TAAGAGGTAAAAACCCAAACAGTTTTCCAAATTTCCCCTCACCAGGCAACACCTCTTCCGGCCCTGTATACGTTGCCGTTAATCCACCGTGGTATAAGTCACCTGAATTGTCAGCGCCAATCTTTTCTCCTGTAACCGCAGAAATGATTTGTTGAATGGTCCTTTTATCTTTTGGATGGGACGCCATTTCTTCTTTCTTTATAGGGAAAGGAGATTTCTCCTCTTTTTGCATCGGGGTAGCAGTCTCAGCCTTCAACTCTTCTTGCTTAGCAGCCGCCTCCTTTTCTTCTCCCTGTTTGATGGCAACGACTTCTGCTTTTTTCACAGCCGCCTGTTCGCAACCAAGCTGGATACAGCCAAACAGGGTGAGTATACTCATAGAGATAATAAATTTTATCCCCTTGCTCATATCCTTCACTCCTTCTTATCCAACAATGTTCTGTTAAAATACATTATTATGCCAAAAACTTATTTCAATAGTCATACAGTTCTTGTTATTTTTTTGCTATTTCTACCTTCCAAACTTCCGGCCCCTGTTCAACATATTTCCAGTCCAATTGCCCACTCCGTTCTGCTTCTAATTGATATTTCAAAGGTTTAGGGTCATGGTCGTTTATTAAGACCATAATCTCTCCCTTTTTCAGACTATCAAAGGTATTAAATATCTTTGGGTGTCTCTCCCGGGGCACAATATTTCTCACATCTAATATGACAGGCTGTGTTTCACTCATGATCATTCCTTGTTAAAATATTTCATTATTCGTTACCCAACACTAATGGCTAAAACAACCATTCTTTCCACACACTTCATTCCTCTTGACGCTCCCTCCGGGGCGACAATGATCATTTCTTTTTTCATATCAATCTTCTGATCGTTCAGTGTAAATATTCCCTTACCTTCTTTTACATAAAAGATACCTACACTATGCCCCTCATGCGGTGGTATTTCTTGACCAGGTTCCATGCAAATCAGCGGTATTTTCACCTTTGGTGAAGCATAAAGAATGTTTGGAACAAAATGATCTTTATTAAACTGTATCTTTTTTTCTATATCGATTGGTTCCAAATGTTTTTATTGCCTCCTCAATTGTTCTTAAATAATTAATCTTGTTTTTTAATTACTATTACAAAATTTCCTCACTTCACACGAACAATGTTCAGTTATTCTTCGACATTCTATTCTAGACCTTTTTACGAAGTCTTGCTCGCCTCTTGATTTGCCACTTCATTCAACTCATTAACAAATTTATCAACGTCGGTATTATGCATCATGCATGCAAGATTTATATCCTCCGTACCAAAGGAAGGACAAT
The Candidatus Brocadia sp. DNA segment above includes these coding regions:
- a CDS encoding DUF2249 domain-containing protein, whose amino-acid sequence is MSETQPVILDVRNIVPRERHPKIFNTFDSLKKGEIMVLINDHDPKPLKYQLEAERSGQLDWKYVEQGPEVWKVEIAKK
- a CDS encoding DUF1858 domain-containing protein, translating into MGSEILITKKMSTGEVTKKYPATKAVFTKYFGKGCFDCPSFGTEDINLACMMHNTDVDKFVNELNEVANQEASKTS
- a CDS encoding cupin domain-containing protein; translated protein: MEPIDIEKKIQFNKDHFVPNILYASPKVKIPLICMEPGQEIPPHEGHSVGIFYVKEGKGIFTLNDQKIDMKKEMIIVAPEGASRGMKCVERMVVLAISVG